In one Drosophila pseudoobscura strain MV-25-SWS-2005 chromosome X, UCI_Dpse_MV25, whole genome shotgun sequence genomic region, the following are encoded:
- the LOC117185175 gene encoding uncharacterized protein codes for MLMKAGTEADLFMRVDKSKTYDEFKGNFLKTFGRSNSTADVVLLLKETFFNPGKNSVMGYILRMEEIAMRADIEEKLTVQFIIDGFRDRSSSIALLYSASTIGKLKELARQYEALRKSTQTNFRRTGITASGNDRNQGRCYNCSSHGHYASSCPAPKREKGSCFQCGSMQHQVKDCQQKPMSTQRSVGTASNPPMDDREENNIFVPIVNQRY; via the exons ATGTTGATGAAGGCGGGAACAGAGGCGGACTTGTTCATGCGTGTCGACAAATCAAAGACTTACGACGAGTTTAAAGGAAACTTCCTAAAAACTTTTGGCCGCAGCAATTCAACTGCCGACGTGGTACTCCTGTTGAAGGAAACCTTTTTCAACCCGGGGAAAAACTCCGTAATGGGATATATTCTTCGCATGGAAGAAATTGCTATGCGTGCCGACATCGAAGAGAAATTGACAGTGCAGTTCATCATTGATGGTTTTCGTGATCGATCTTCCAGTATCGCCTTATTGTATTCAGCGTCGACCATCGGAAAACTTAAGGAGCTAGCTCGACAATACGAGGCTTTGAGGAAGAGTACCCAGACGAATTTTAGGCGCACTGGGATAACCGCTTCCGGAAATGACCGGAACCAGGGGCGCTGCTATAATTGTTCATCACATGGCCATTATGCTTCATCGTGTCCCGCACCTAAGCGGGAGAAGGGATCGTGTTTCCAGTGTGGATCCATGCAGCACCAGGTGAAGGATTGCCAACAGAAGCCTATGTCAACCCAGCGATCCGTGGGTACAGCCAGCAACCCGCCGATGGACGACAGAGAGGagaacaatatttttgttcctATTGTTAATCAG CGCTATTAA